Proteins encoded within one genomic window of Humulus lupulus chromosome 1, drHumLupu1.1, whole genome shotgun sequence:
- the LOC133806178 gene encoding transcription factor bHLH131: MHLVQAGCRNTSRGYSMQNGLDRRLTSITKPKLKADAKPFAAFKHSEAERIRRMRINGQYATLRTILPNLIKMDKASVLAETIRRVRELKKAVEEVEAVCCTVVPGGEDGLSLEYSGGVEEDGQDSGAAGLVFIKVALSLEDRPGLMLELINAVKSVKGAGGVGLIRVVKAEMVTVGGRTKTLLWLQPMPPPASSGSSSGSGDYDGEGVLVMLRRTLRVVLVKK, encoded by the exons ATGCACTTGGTCCAAGCTGGTTGCCGTAACACATCAAGGGGTTATTCGATGCAAAATGGCCTGGATCGAAGGCTAACCTCAATCACCAAACCGAAACTGAAGGCCGACGCTAAACCATTTGCTGCCTTCAAACACAGCGAGGCCGAAAGAATTAGAAGAATGCGCATTAATGGTCAATACGCCACCCTTCGTACTATCCTCCCAAACTTGATTAAA ATGGACAAGGCGTCAGTCCTGGCAGAAACGATCAGGCGAGTGAGGGAGCTGAAGAAGGCAGTGGAGGAAGTGGAAGCGGTTTGCTGCACCGTTGTCCCCGGCGGAGAGGATGGGTTGAGTTTGGAATATTCAGGAGGAGTTGAAGAAGATGGTCAGGATTCAGGAGCAGCAGGGTTAGTGTTTATAAAGGTGGCGTTGAGCCTTGAGGACAGGCCAGGACTCATGTTGGAGTTGATAAACGCTGTAAAATCGGTCAAGGGCGCTGGAGGAGTTGGATTAATAAGGGTGGTGAAGGCTGAGATGGTGACCGTTGGAGGGAGGACCAAGACCCTGCTGTGGCTGCAACCAATGCCACCGCCGGCTAGCTCAGGTAGCAGCAGCGGTAGTGGTGATTATGATGGGGAAGGAGTACTGGTGATGCTTAGGAGGACTTTGAGGGTAGTTCttgtcaaaaaataa